A single Populus alba chromosome 7, ASM523922v2, whole genome shotgun sequence DNA region contains:
- the LOC118047917 gene encoding uncharacterized protein, with amino-acid sequence MEKFLKPYDKECMRMAMLKHEETFKEQVCELHRLYRTQKTMMRNIESNRPSARSRELWSSKNGFSFNHTNHARDMQQKSIAKLDLERPAELYVVESNADTVLELIDESEIQLTLGPSSYNRRRKRETPLTSDSGPSLSSTSTGSSHLNGTSSLTNQKINTRRDELGGPELGLFQVPGITLGYQNGSKNSIGVEEQVRQDRLKQPPWLCQVLRLNIA; translated from the exons atggagaaattCCTCAAGCCCTACGACAAGGAATGCATGAGAATGGCCATGTTAAAACATGAAGAAACATTCAAAGAGCAG GTATGTGAACTTCATCGTCTATATCGAACCCAAAAAACTATGATGAGAAACATTGAAAGCAACAGGCCTAGTGCAAGGAGTCGAGAGTTATGGAGCTCAAAGAATGGCTTTAGCTTTAATCACACCAATCATGCACGCGATATGCAGCAGAAGTCGATAGCGAAACTTGACTTGGAGAGGCCTGCTGAACTTTATGTTGTAGAATCAAATGCAGATACTGTATTAGAGCTAATAGATGAGAGTGAGATTCAGCTAACACTTGGACCTTCGAGCTATAACAGAAGGAGGAAACGTGAAACACCACTAACTTCAGATTCAGGACCAAGCCTCTCTTCGACTTCCACTGGATCCAGTCATTTAAACGGGACAAGTTCCTTGACAAATCAAAAGATCAACACCAGAAGAGATGAGTTAGGTGGCCCTGAATTGGGTCTTTTCCAGGTTCCTGGCATTACCTTGGGGTACCAAAATGGAAGTAAAAACAGTATTGGCGTTGAAGAACAAGTAAGGCAGGATAGACTAAAACAACCTCCTTGGCTTTGTCAAGTTTTGCGTCTGAACATCGcttga